In Pseudomonas alcaliphila JAB1, a single window of DNA contains:
- a CDS encoding DUF1285 domain-containing protein, with protein sequence MSDPGKAGDLLAQIPKGEGKGLPPVHLWNPDFCGDIDMRIARDGTWYYLGTPIGRKPMVRLFSTIIRRDGDDYFLITPVEKVGIKVDDAPFVAVTLQVEGEGEAQVLRFTTNVEDEVVAGAEHPIRVEIDPVTLEPSPYILVRRNLEALIHRNVFYQLVELAVEREVDGKPWLGVWSAGQFYPIGPSPV encoded by the coding sequence ATGAGCGATCCAGGCAAGGCCGGCGACCTGCTGGCGCAGATCCCCAAGGGCGAAGGCAAGGGCCTGCCCCCTGTGCACCTGTGGAACCCCGATTTCTGTGGCGATATCGACATGCGTATCGCCCGCGATGGCACCTGGTATTACCTGGGCACGCCCATCGGCCGCAAACCCATGGTGCGGCTGTTTTCAACCATCATCCGCCGTGACGGCGACGATTATTTCCTGATCACGCCGGTGGAGAAGGTGGGCATCAAGGTAGACGACGCGCCCTTCGTTGCCGTGACCCTGCAGGTGGAAGGTGAGGGTGAGGCGCAGGTGCTGCGCTTTACCACCAACGTCGAGGACGAGGTCGTGGCCGGCGCCGAGCACCCGATTCGGGTGGAGATCGACCCTGTGACACTCGAACCCTCGCCCTACATTCTGGTGCGGCGTAACCTTGAAGCGCTGATTCATCGCAACGTGTTCTACCAACTGGTGGAACTGGCGGTGGAGCGCGAAGTGGACGGCAAGCCTTGGCTGGGGGTGTGGAGTGCCGGGCAGTTCTATCCCATCGGGCCGTCCCCGGTCTGA